GGGAACCATTGAAGAAGTCGAACGAGTCAATGGTCATGCTGCCGGTGTTATCGGTGTCGTCGATGGTAAGAGTGCCGGACACGGGCGTCTGGAAGCGATTCACGCCCTTGGAGGGGAGGCTGGTGTTCTCGAGGGCGGCGCCGTCCGAATCCAGCATGGTGAAATAGCCGGTCCAGTTGAAGGTATAGGTGGTGGCTGACACGGTCTGCGGTGCCATGGCCGTACCCAGCGCTGCTGCAATGGCGGTTGCCGTAATGCTGCGTTTGGCTGATTGGGTCAGAGTGTTCATCGGGATTTACTCCTCCTGCATGCCATCGTGAATTGTTTGTGGCATGTTCATTGTCTTAACGTCGGGATATGCGGTTTTATGCCTACATCTTGAAGGCAAAACTGACTCCCAGGGAATTCTGATACATCGAGATGGCGGCGTTGTCCTCACCCGGTGCCCGGTTGGTGAAGGCGGTGGTGCCCTTGATGGTGTTCTCGAAGGCGTGCATATAGTTGAACGACCATTCGATGTTGGGGCTTGGGCGGTAGCTGGCGCCGAAGGTGAGATGCCATTCGACCGTTGCGGGTGCCAGCATGTTGAACAGGACCTGATCCTCCTGGATGGGGGATTCACCGTAGTTCACGCCGGCGCGGAAGCTCCAGGTCTTGTTGTAGTCATAGTTGACGCCCAGCTTGTAGACGGTCTGGTCTTCCCAGCCGAACCCCATACCGTCATTCCCGCCGAGGTTGCAGCGCGACGGATCGAGGCTGTCGTCACCGGGGCACAGGGGATTGAGGTCCACCGGGTCGATGGGTCCGGGGTTGCTGACCGAGCGGATGCTGCTGTAATCGATGTACTGAACATCAGCGGCAATCGTCAGTTTCTTGGTGGGCTGGTAGGCAATCCCGACTGTGTAATGCGCAGGGATGTCGAAATCGCCCTGCTCGGCAAACAGGTTCTCGTATTTCTTGAATTCCGTCATGTAGACGCGCGAGGCATAGTTCCAGCCGAAGGTGAGCTTGTCATCGAAGAACTTGTGCAGGCCGCCCAGACGGAAGCCGGCGCCATAGGACCAGTCGTTGCCCTCGCCGCTGACCCTGTCGGTGGCGGCGGCGAAGCCCAGATCCTCGAACGCGCCCAGGCCGTAGGCACGGAAGGTCTGGACGGCAAGCGCCACCGAGGCGCCAAGGGTATGGTCCCGGTGCACGCGGTAGGCGACGCTGGGCAGCATCTGCATCTGCATCAGCATGACGCCCACGGTCGTGCTGTCGGCGTTGCAGTTGAAATTGAAGAAGTAGCTGTCGGTGCCGCCGCTGGTATCGCCGTTGACGCAGCTGGGGTTGCCCGGGACTTCCTGGTTGTACCGGGTGCCGAGACCTGCCCCGATGGCGGCCATTCCGATCACCATGTCGCGGTTGAAGCGGAATGCGCCCCCCATGTTGGGAATGAGAAAGATGTTGCTGCCGCTCTTCTCGCTGGTAACGCCGTTGGTTGTTCCCAGGGTGTCGCTGCTGTGATAGATCGACCGGGGTGGGTTGAAGAACTCGCCGCCCACATCCACCCGCAGGGTGTTCATATCGATATCCATCATGGCGGCGGGGTTGGCGGCAGCAGCGAGGGCGTCCTGGGCATAGGCCACACCGACACCACCCATGGCGCGGGATTTTGCGCCGAAGCCGATCAGGAAATAACCATTGGTGGCTACAGCCGCGCTGGGTATGACTGCACTGAGGGCAGCGCACAGCGGGAGCAAGCGTGTCATCCGCGCTCTCATGGGACTCCTCCATTGTCTGTTATGTTATTGAGTTTTCAGTATCTTATATTCGCTGGGCATTCTGTTCCCGGTCTGTGCCGCCAGCGCGGCCGCAACCCGGGCAGAACCGGGACGCAAATCAACAGGGAAGTCGAGCGATGATGGTTCGGGATAAATTGAAAGTCAAGACAGACTGACGCCATGAATTACGGCTGTTCAGTTAGGCGCTGTCGAACGGAAACATGTCCGCTTACCCCCTGCCATGATGCTTTTTCCGGCAGATGGCGGTCGCCTCTGCTCAAGCGCATGCGCTGATGGCCTCCGGGCGAAAAGTTGTCGGTATCGCTTACAAAATTACGACCCACGAGCACAACCGATCGAGTTCGACTTTTTAGTCAGGCGATCAGCAACATAAGTAAAGAAATGGGGGAAGTTTGCGGCCTGGGCTGTTGTCGGCAAGCTTGACAAAGTGCCTGTTCTGAATGAGAGGGTACAGAGCAGGGTGTTTTCAATATTATGTTTTTATTACAAAAATAATAGTTGGCGTGGAGATTGC
This sequence is a window from Thiohalobacter thiocyanaticus. Protein-coding genes within it:
- a CDS encoding OmpP1/FadL family transporter; translated protein: MTRLLPLCAALSAVIPSAAVATNGYFLIGFGAKSRAMGGVGVAYAQDALAAAANPAAMMDIDMNTLRVDVGGEFFNPPRSIYHSSDTLGTTNGVTSEKSGSNIFLIPNMGGAFRFNRDMVIGMAAIGAGLGTRYNQEVPGNPSCVNGDTSGGTDSYFFNFNCNADSTTVGVMLMQMQMLPSVAYRVHRDHTLGASVALAVQTFRAYGLGAFEDLGFAAATDRVSGEGNDWSYGAGFRLGGLHKFFDDKLTFGWNYASRVYMTEFKKYENLFAEQGDFDIPAHYTVGIAYQPTKKLTIAADVQYIDYSSIRSVSNPGPIDPVDLNPLCPGDDSLDPSRCNLGGNDGMGFGWEDQTVYKLGVNYDYNKTWSFRAGVNYGESPIQEDQVLFNMLAPATVEWHLTFGASYRPSPNIEWSFNYMHAFENTIKGTTAFTNRAPGEDNAAISMYQNSLGVSFAFKM